From a single Anabas testudineus chromosome 5, fAnaTes1.2, whole genome shotgun sequence genomic region:
- the LOC113154971 gene encoding inositol hexakisphosphate kinase 2-like isoform X1: protein MSPAVEAQAQEVIDAEKKQKQQQQQNQLQQKQCYMDKGVMLEPFVHQVGGHSCVLRFGEQTICKPLIPREHQFYKSLPAAMRKFTPQYRGVVSVSFEEDEEGNLCLIAYPLHSDPTADVENMDPSADCEPKNKMLTWGKMMASSLLVDNENYSKDSRSRHSRKDKDKSVHKLPDDVELEWRHQAEVLYYRLERSQSNAVPQLKHNPWSLKCHQQHLQRMKENAKHRNHFVEFILLENLTWRHTVPCVLDLKMGTRQHGDDASEEKKAMHIRKCEQSTSASIGVRLCGMQVYQSDTGQLMFMNKYHGRKLTLSGFKEALYQFFHSGRHLRHELLSPVLRRLRDMQAALEACESYRFYSSSLLIIYDGSHHRKRTRRCTEDGLSEEDEDEEEEDDDKETETEPDMEEEEEEEIGEVEGALGLPHSPCMSSEISSSCSSSSSGSSNSSGGSSGVHSPLVDVRMIDFAHTTCRHYQEDSMVHEGKDSDYIFGLQNLITIISELENHSTD from the exons ATGAGTCCGGCTGTAGAGGCTCAGGCCCAGGAGGTCATAGACgcagagaaaaagcaaaagcagcagcagcaacagaatcAGCTGCAGCAAAAGCAGTGCTACATGGATAAAGGGGTGATGCTTGAGCCCTTTGTGCACCAGGTGGGGGGACATTCCTGCGTCCTGCGCTTTGGAGAGCAGACCATCTGCAAACCCCTCATCCCCCGTGAGCATCAGTTCTACAAGAGTCTGCCTGCTGCAATGAGGAAGTTTACTCCTCAGTATAGAG GTGTGGTATCAGTGAGCtttgaggaggatgaggaaggaAATCTTTGCCTTATCGCTTATCCCCTGCACAGTGACCCAACAGCAGATGTAGAGAACATGGATCCGTCAGCTGATTGCGAGCCCAAGAACAAGATGCTCACATGGGGTAAAATGATGGCATCTTCTCTGCTTGTGGACAATGAAAATTACAGCAAAGACAGCCGCAGCCGCCACTCTcgcaaagacaaagacaagag TGTTCACAAGCTGCCAGATGATGTGGAGCTGGAGTGGCGGCACCAGGCTGAGGTGCTCTACTACAGACTAGAGCGTAGTCAAAGTAACGCTGTCCCGCAGCTCAAACACAACCCTTGGAGTCTTAAGTGTCACCAGCAGCACCTgcagaggatgaaggagaaTGCCAAACATCGCAACCA TTTTGTAGAATTCATCCTGCTGGAAAACCTGACGTGGCGGCACACAGTGCCTTGTGTGTTGGACCTGAAAATGGGAACACGACAACATGGAGATGATGCTTCAGAGGAGAAGAAGGCGATGCACATCCGCAAGTGTGAGCAGAGCACATCAGCCTCTATAGGTGTTCGCCTCTGTGGCATGCAG GTGTACCAGTCTGACACAGGCCAGTTGATGTTCATGAACAAGTACCACGGTCGCAAGCTCACCCTGTCTGGCTTCAAAGAGGCTTTGTACCAGTTTTTCCACAGTGGACGGCATCTACGACATGAACTCCTCTCCCCAGTACTTCGCAGACTCAGAGACATGCAAGCTGCCCTGGAAGCCTGCGAATCCTACCGCTTCTACTCCAGCTCTCTACTCATCATATATGATGGATCCCACCACCGAAAACGCACACGCCGATGCACTGAAGATGGGCTCTCcgaagaagatgaagatgaagaagaagaggatgacgACAAGGAGACTGAGACTGAACCAGACatggaagaggaagaagaagaggagattGGTGAAGTAGAAGGCGCGCTTGGTTTACCCCACAGCCCCTGCATGTCCAGTGAGATCAGCAGCAGTTGCTCCAGCAGCAGTAGCGGTAGCAGTAACAGCAGTGGTGGGAGCTCAGGCGTCCACAGCCCTTTGGTGGATGTGAGAATGATTGACTTTGCTCACACCACCTGCAGACATTACCAGGAAGACAGCATGGTCCATGAGGGCAAGGACAGCGACTACATCTTTGGTCTCCAGAACCTGATCACCATCATCTCTGAGTTGGAGAACCACAGCACAGACTGA
- the LOC113154971 gene encoding inositol hexakisphosphate kinase 2-like isoform X2, with amino-acid sequence MSPAVEAQAQEVIDAEKKQKQQQQQNQLQQKQCYMDKGVMLEPFVHQVGGHSCVLRFGEQTICKPLIPREHQFYKSLPAAMRKFTPQYRGVVSVSFEEDEEGNLCLIAYPLHSDPTADVENMDPSADCEPKNKMLTWGKMMASSLLVDNENYSKDSRSRHSRKDKDKSVHKLPDDVELEWRHQAEVLYYRLERSQSNAVPQLKHNPWSLKCHQQHLQRMKENAKHRNQYKFILLENLTWRHTVPCVLDLKMGTRQHGDDASEEKKAMHIRKCEQSTSASIGVRLCGMQVYQSDTGQLMFMNKYHGRKLTLSGFKEALYQFFHSGRHLRHELLSPVLRRLRDMQAALEACESYRFYSSSLLIIYDGSHHRKRTRRCTEDGLSEEDEDEEEEDDDKETETEPDMEEEEEEEIGEVEGALGLPHSPCMSSEISSSCSSSSSGSSNSSGGSSGVHSPLVDVRMIDFAHTTCRHYQEDSMVHEGKDSDYIFGLQNLITIISELENHSTD; translated from the exons ATGAGTCCGGCTGTAGAGGCTCAGGCCCAGGAGGTCATAGACgcagagaaaaagcaaaagcagcagcagcaacagaatcAGCTGCAGCAAAAGCAGTGCTACATGGATAAAGGGGTGATGCTTGAGCCCTTTGTGCACCAGGTGGGGGGACATTCCTGCGTCCTGCGCTTTGGAGAGCAGACCATCTGCAAACCCCTCATCCCCCGTGAGCATCAGTTCTACAAGAGTCTGCCTGCTGCAATGAGGAAGTTTACTCCTCAGTATAGAG GTGTGGTATCAGTGAGCtttgaggaggatgaggaaggaAATCTTTGCCTTATCGCTTATCCCCTGCACAGTGACCCAACAGCAGATGTAGAGAACATGGATCCGTCAGCTGATTGCGAGCCCAAGAACAAGATGCTCACATGGGGTAAAATGATGGCATCTTCTCTGCTTGTGGACAATGAAAATTACAGCAAAGACAGCCGCAGCCGCCACTCTcgcaaagacaaagacaagag TGTTCACAAGCTGCCAGATGATGTGGAGCTGGAGTGGCGGCACCAGGCTGAGGTGCTCTACTACAGACTAGAGCGTAGTCAAAGTAACGCTGTCCCGCAGCTCAAACACAACCCTTGGAGTCTTAAGTGTCACCAGCAGCACCTgcagaggatgaaggagaaTGCCAAACATCGCAACCAGTACA AATTCATCCTGCTGGAAAACCTGACGTGGCGGCACACAGTGCCTTGTGTGTTGGACCTGAAAATGGGAACACGACAACATGGAGATGATGCTTCAGAGGAGAAGAAGGCGATGCACATCCGCAAGTGTGAGCAGAGCACATCAGCCTCTATAGGTGTTCGCCTCTGTGGCATGCAG GTGTACCAGTCTGACACAGGCCAGTTGATGTTCATGAACAAGTACCACGGTCGCAAGCTCACCCTGTCTGGCTTCAAAGAGGCTTTGTACCAGTTTTTCCACAGTGGACGGCATCTACGACATGAACTCCTCTCCCCAGTACTTCGCAGACTCAGAGACATGCAAGCTGCCCTGGAAGCCTGCGAATCCTACCGCTTCTACTCCAGCTCTCTACTCATCATATATGATGGATCCCACCACCGAAAACGCACACGCCGATGCACTGAAGATGGGCTCTCcgaagaagatgaagatgaagaagaagaggatgacgACAAGGAGACTGAGACTGAACCAGACatggaagaggaagaagaagaggagattGGTGAAGTAGAAGGCGCGCTTGGTTTACCCCACAGCCCCTGCATGTCCAGTGAGATCAGCAGCAGTTGCTCCAGCAGCAGTAGCGGTAGCAGTAACAGCAGTGGTGGGAGCTCAGGCGTCCACAGCCCTTTGGTGGATGTGAGAATGATTGACTTTGCTCACACCACCTGCAGACATTACCAGGAAGACAGCATGGTCCATGAGGGCAAGGACAGCGACTACATCTTTGGTCTCCAGAACCTGATCACCATCATCTCTGAGTTGGAGAACCACAGCACAGACTGA
- the LOC113154280 gene encoding protein transport protein Sec61 subunit alpha-like 1 has product MGIKFLEVIKPFCAVLPEIQKPERKIQFREKVLWTAITLFIFLVCCQIPLFGIMSSDSADPFYWMRVILASNRGTLMELGISPIVTSGLIMQLLAGAKIIEVGDTPKDRALFNGAQKLFGMIITIGQAIVYVMTGMYGDPSEMGAGICLLIIIQLFVAGLIVLLLDELLQKGYGLGSGISLFIATNICETIVWKAFSPTTVNTGRGTEFEGAIIALFHLLATRTDKVRALREAFYRQNLPNLMNLIATVFVFAVVIYFQGFRVDLPIKSARYRGQYNTYPIKLFYTSNIPIILQSALVSNLYVISQMLSTRFSGNFLVNLLGTWSDTSSGGPARAYPVGGLCYYLSPPESFGSVLDDPVHAVIYIVFMLGSCAFFSKTWIEVSGSSAKDVAKQLKEQQMVMRGHRETSMVHELNRYIPTAAAFGGLCIGGLSVMADFLGAIGSGTGILLAVTIIYQYFEIFVKEQSEVGSMGALLF; this is encoded by the exons ATGGGGA ttaAATTTTTGGAGGTCATTAAGCCGTTCTGTGCGGTCCTGCCTGAAATTCAGAAACCAGAGAGAAAG ATTCAGTTTAGAGAAAAAGTACTATGGACCGCCATCACACTATTCATTTTTCTAGTGTGCTGCCAG atacCCCTTTTTGGCATCATGTCATCAGATTCAGCAGATCCCTTCTACTGGATGAGAGTAATCCTGGCTTCTAACAGAG GTACTCTGATGGAGCTGGGTATCTCACCCATTGTCACTTCAGGCCTGATCATGCAGCTGCTGGCTGGTGCCAAGATTATTGAGGTGGGAGACACTCCTAAGGACAGAGCCCTCTTCAATGGAGCTCAGAAAT TGTTTGGAATGATCATCACCATTGGACAGGCCATTGTATATGTAATGACTGGCATGTACGGAGACCCCTCAGAGATGGGTGCTGGGATATGTTTGCTCATCATCATCCAG CTCTTTGTTGCAGGTCTGATTGTCTTGCTGCTGGATGAGTTGCTGCAGAAGGGCTATGGTCTGGGCTCTGGTATTTCTCTTTTCATTGCAACAAACATCTGTGAGACCATCGTTTGGAAAGCCTTCAGCCCCACCACCGTCAACACTGGCAGAG gtACTGAGTTTGAGGGAGCCATCATTGCTCTCTTCCATCTGCTGGCCACCCGCACAGACAAGGTGCGTGCCCTGAGAGAAGCCTTCTACAGACAGAACCTGCCCAACCTCATGAACCTCATcgccactgtgtttgtgtttgcagtggtCATATACTTCCAG GGTTTCAGAGTGGACCTGCCCATCAAGTCAGCACGCTACCGTGGTCAATACAACACGTACCCCATCAAACTGTTCTACACCTCGAACATCCCCATCATCCTGCAGTCTGCCCTAGTGTCCAATCTCTATGTAATTTCTCAGATGCTCTCAACACGTTTCAGTGGTAACTTCCTGGTCAACCTCCTGGGAACCTGGTCT gaCACCTCGAGTGGAGGACCAGCTCGAGCCTACCCAGTGGGTGGTCTCTGCTACTACCTTTCTCCTCCAGAGTCATTCGGTTCTGTCCTGGATGACCCAGTTCATGCTGTTATCTACATTGTTTTCATGCTCGGCTCTTGTGCCTTCTTCTCCAAGACCTGGATTGAAGTCTCAGGATCCTCTGCCAAAGAT gtggcTAAGCAGCTGAAGGAGCAGCAGATGGTAatgagaggacacagagagacgTCTATGGTGCACGAGCTTAACAG GTACATCCCTACAGCGGCTGCTTTTGGTGGTCTCTGTATAGGAGGACTGTCTGTCATGGCTGATTTTCTGGGTGCTATTGGTTCAGGAACAGGAATCCTCTTGGCTGTCACCATCATCTACCAGTACTTCGAGATCTTTGTAAAGGAGCAGAGTGAAGTGGGCAGCATGGGAGCACTGctcttctaa